One part of the Melitaea cinxia chromosome 8, ilMelCinx1.1, whole genome shotgun sequence genome encodes these proteins:
- the LOC123655702 gene encoding acyl-CoA Delta-9 desaturase, protein MTATSTEDLTKLSTSREPNWPAVLFFIHIHLLSLYGIWLIIFEAKLLTTALLVALTLLAILGVTTGAHRLWAHSTYKANTNLRIALMLLQTMAGQGSIYDWVQNHRFHHAYFKTDIDPYDCRKGFLYAHFLTRIRKHSQYQEALKNSIDMSDLEDDSVVMFQKRFYWILYGILFLLLPLNAPLEYWDDSVLCTVFIIGFFRYALVLHASWLLESGVCVWGLKEGEKYPPDSNSVFLLNRTFWPEYHYIYPNDYKSGEFGTYGAGCSTAFIRVYAALGLATNLSTIESRTLQKALADHLKSKIPLNESFKDAIAKQTLPEDHFLVTN, encoded by the exons ATGACAGCGACATCTACAGAGGATCTGACGAAGTTAAGTACATCAAGGGAGCCTAATTGGCCCGCAGTTCTCTTCTTTATACACATACACCTCCTTTCATTATATGGAATTTGGTTAATTATATTTGAAGCAAAGTTGTTAACAACCGCACTTT tgGTAGCTCTCACACTTTTGGCAATATTGGGAGTAACGACAGGTGCACATAGATTATGGGCTCATAGTACTTATAAAGCTAACACTAACTTGCGAATAGCCCTAATGCTTCTTCAAACCATGGCCGGACAA GGATCAATATATGATTGGGTTCAGAATCATAGATTTCACCATGCTTATTTCAAGACAGATATAGATCCTTATGATTGTAGAAAAGGATTCCTTTACGCACATTTCCTGACTAGAATAAGAAAACATAGTCAGTATCAAGAGGCATTGAAAAACTCTATTGATATGTCAGATCTTGAGGATGATTCAGTCGTAATGTTTCAAAAAAG ATTTTATTGGATACTGTATGGAATCTTATTCCTCCTGCTGCCCCTGAACGCGCCTTTAGAATACTGGGACGACTCAGTCTTGTGCACAGTATTCATAATCGGTTTCTTTCGCTATGCATTAGTTCTACACGCCTCTTGGCTGCTAGAAAGTGGTGTTTGTGTTTGGGGACTTAAGGAAGGCGAAAA GTACCCACCTGACTCAAACTCAGTTTTCCTGCTAAATAGGACCTTCTGGCCAGAATACCACTACATTTATCCCAACGATTACAAGTCTGGAGAATTTGGAACATATG gggCTGGATGTTCGACTGCTTTCATACGAGTGTACGCAGCCCTCGGTTTAGCTACAAATCTCTCTACGATTGAGTCCCGAACGCTACAGAAGGCTTTAGCGGATCACTTAAAATCTAAAATTCCATTAAATGAAAGTTTCAAGGACGCTATTGCAAAACAAACTCTGCCTGAAGATCATTTTCttgtaacaaattaa